Below is a window of Tolypothrix bouteillei VB521301 DNA.
GTGCAGTTCAAAATTCCCAATTCATCACTCCTTAGAGAAACAAAATGCCTTCACCAGATACATCAAATACCCTACTAGCCCTCTCCAACAATATAGCAGAAACAGTCGAGCAAGTTGGAGGCGCGATTGTTGCTATTAACTCTGGTTCCCGTATTTCCTCAAGCGGAATTCACTGGAATAATGGTATTATTATTACCTCAGACGAAGCACTCCACCGCTACGAAGATATTACAGCAACCCTATTCAACGGACAAACCGTACCACTCAATCTTGTAGGACACGATCCCAGTACCGATGTTGCTGTTTTTAAATTGCAATCATCAGAAATTCCCGTAGCGCAGATTGGGGATGCGACAGCTCTCAAAGTTGGTCATCTCGTACTGGGATTAGCAAGAAGTAACGAAGGTGATATCCGTGCAGCAATAGGTGCTGTGAGTGTTGTTAGTGGTGCTTGGCGGAGTATGAGCGGTGGCAATATTGACCAATTTATCCGTCCAGATATTACCCTATATCGTGGCTTTGCTGGAGGAGCACTCGTAGATGCTGCAGGTTATATTATCGGGATGAACACGTCAGGAAGACGGGGTACAGCTTTGACTATTCCTGCTTCTACAGTTAATCGCGTGGTCAACCAGTTGTTAGCGAAGGGACGAATAACACGCGGTTATCTTGGTTTGGGAATGCAAGCCGTTCGTTTGCCGAATAATTTGAAAACAGCACTTAATTTAACTTCAGCAAGTGGTGCGATCGCTGTTAACGTGGAGCCAAATGGACCTGCTGACAATGCAGGTGTACTGATTGGGGATGTCATAATTACTTTCGATAATTCTGCGGTCAACGACACGGGTGATATATTGGCGCTTTTGAATAGTAGCGATCGCGTTGGGAAAACTGTGAAGCTACAAATTATTAGGGGTGGAGCGTTAGTTGAGTTAGAAATAGTCGTTGGTGAAAAACCAGTGACTGGTGACCAGTAATTAGTAACCAGCGACCAAAATTATGTTTCAAGATATAACAGCAGAGTTTGCAACGATCGCACGACAACTGCGTCAAAGTACTGTAAAAGTTCGCAGTAGTTCTTTTGGAAGTGGTTCCGGTGTTATTTGGCGAAGTGACGGGTTAATTATTACTAACGCTCATGTTGCCACTCATCATAAAGCAATTGTAGAACTGTGGGATGGGCAAGTATATGAAGCGGTACGCATCAGTATCGATCCGACAAAGGATTTAGCTGCTCTAAAAATTGCCAGAACCGATCTACCTGTAGCAACTATTGGCAACTCCAATGCTTTACGAGTTGGGGAGTTGGTACTGGCTGTCGGTAATCCTTTTGGTGACAGTGGTGCTGTGACAAGTGGTATTATCCATGCCAGCAAACAGCACGCAGTTATGGCTGATATCCAGCTCTTTCCTGGTAACTCTGGGGGACCGCTTGCTGATTGTCGCGGACGAGTTATTGGAATTAACACCATGATTGCTTACGGTTTGGCTATAGCGATCCCCAGCCTGACAGTAGAGAATTTTTTACGCGATCGCCATCCCGTTGTGGGGGTAATATGATTCGGGTATTGGTAGTTGCTGCTTCCCCGGTAGTACGAGCGGGATTATCCGCCGTGCTTGCAACTAATTCCAAACTGATAGTTGTGGGTACTGCATCAGGCTTGGATAATTTAGGGGGAGAAATCGAGCAACTACAGCCCGATGTTGTACTGGTGGATTTGAGCAGTAATTTTCAACAATCGAGCTGGGAAAAACTGCTTTCTTTACAACAACAGCAAGATCCTTTTGTATGTCTCGTTCTTGCCGATGAACTTGATAGTATCGATCTTGTGGCTGGTTTGCGTGGGGGTGTGAGGGGTATATTACCTCAAACCAGCACTGAATCAGAAATTATTGCTGCTGTTGAGGCTGTTGCTTTTGGGCTGGTAGTGCTGCACTTGGATGCTGTGGAATCTGTACTTGCTCTTAAAGATGCGAGTGGGCGAGAAAAAGTAGTCGCAACTCCCGTACAAACATTAACACCAAGAGAAATCGAGGTTTTAGAAATGTTGGGTGCGGGGATGGGTAATAAAGCGATCGCCAAACGATTGCAAATTTCCGAGCATACTGTAAAGTTTCACGTCTCTTCTATTTTCCAAAAATTAGGTGTTTCTACTCGTACAGAAGCGGTGGCTGTTGGCGTGCGCCTGGGATTGATTATGTTGTAGTGTTTGTAATCTTTTTTAGCCTTTGCTCAAGCCCCAATTTATCACTCTTGAGTTAGAGGCTTTTTTCTCAAACTTTAGTTATAAATAAATCGTGGTCTAATGGGTCAAGCACATAAAACCACGCTACCTCAAAGTTAGTCTGAAGTGGTCTTATCTGGGAAGCATCTACCTTTACCTTTTTTAATTAAGTATTGCTTAGTAGTAATGTAACGGAGTATGAACCTAAGAGTAGTGGCTGTTGCAAAGCTGCTAAGCTCATCGATTTTGTAGTGACTCCGCGAGCATTTAAAGACAGCATTTGGAAATTTTTAGACTGAGTCAGCGCTCGCTTGGATTGCAGGCTCAACTTAACAGCTTGAGAAGATTTATTAATAAGCAGCAAACTGCGTTTGCCATCTGGTTTTTGTACTGCTAATGCTTCTACAAAAGGGTGATCGCTGGTTGTTTGCATGACCGAGCCTATCAAGTATTTATTTGCCCAACCAAATATTGTTGCCGGAGGTCGCAGTTTGTTGTTTGGGTCAATCATACCGTAAATTCCATCCTTAAGATGCCAGGAAGTTGCCATATCAACGCCTGTATCAGCAAGATGTTTCAAGACTGAAGCAAACCAAACTGCGCCTATATGGTTGTGCTGTCTTGTTTCGCCGGACGTCCACAAATAGTTGATATTGTATTCTCCGAGCAACAGAGGTACTGGACGTTCTGGTATATATTTCTTTGCGATCGCTCGAAAGTCCTTGACTTGACGTGCATAGTTAGGTGTGTAAGACATAATCCCATCAGTAGGTTCTTTTGCATCTTTACTGCCATAACGATGCCAGGAGATAAAATCTACATTCTGCTTGCAGGCTGCAAGAAAAGCTTCCAATCTTCTTGAATTGTCCCACGTCAGCGCTGGTCCCCCTACCTTGATTTGAGGGTCAACAGCCTTCATTGCGTTTGCTACTTTATTGTAAATTATCCATAATTCGTCTAACTTCCAAGCTTTATCGTAAAGAACTTCTTTTTCATTCAACGGTTCCCAATAAATAACTTTTTTTTGAAGGCGACGGTTGAGAATTTCTACGAGTTGAGCACATAAGGTAGCATAGCGATCGTACTCGGACTTATCCAACAGCCCGTCTTTGCTCTGTGCCATCCACTTAGGCCAAGCAGGAAGATTTTGGATAATAGTAGGGTTGTGAGGATAGGAAGCATCGTACCCAGCTTTGATTTTGGGAATATTCCAAGTTTTGGTTGCAGCATCCGTCCAGCGATCGCATAATGCAGCGTGGTGAATGCGAATTAGCTTAATACCAAGTTCCTGAATATGATTTTGGAAAGTGCGATCGGCGGCACGTTCGGGAGACAAAATTTCATAATCATTAGAACCAAAAGTAAACGGGGTAGACTTCGCGATTTGATTTGTCCAATCAATACTGACTTGAGCAGTTTTTTTAGATGCAGCTGTGGAAGATTTCCATACCGTATCCAACACTCCAAGCGTGACAGCACTAGCTGCGGTCAGTTTAATAATAGCTCTGCGTTGCATAAAGATTTATGAGTTAGCTATGGGAGCATGGGAGGGTTGAGAATAGGGCGTAGTCTTGCTTTCTACTCCATTGATAACTAGACCAAAAATTTGGACATTATGTTGAGTCAGTTGTGCAAAACTATCATTGACAGGGTTTTTGTAACTGCTATTTGGACGAATCACAAACAGCACATTGGAAATAATAGTAGCCATTAGTGCAGTTTCACTTGTTAAACTGACTGGAGCACTGTCAACAATGACATAATCGTAATCTCCATTCTCTTCACAAGTTGCTAATACTCTTTCAAAGTGTCCTCGTTTGATCGTTTCCATAATCTTGCCTTCCTTAGGAAAACTTGGAAGCAGATCTAAATTTCGTTGTACCGCCACTTGCTCTACTGTAGATCCTGAAATATAACCCAAACGACGGCTAAGTTCAGATCTCCGAAAATCTCCATCCACAAGCAGCACTTTAAAACCTAAATCCACTAAGGCATAAGCCAGTCCAATAGCAACTGTCGTTTTACCTTCTCCCATAATGGCACTTGTTACTAACAACCGACGATTTTTGAGAGGTTGCAAGCTAATTGCAGAGGCAAGACGTTGAAACTCGACTTCTATTTCATTATTAATCACTTCAAATTTCGTAATAGAATGTTTCATCCGAGGAATAGTTTGCATCAGTGCAAATTTTCGAGCCTGTAGATCTTTGGCACTTAATAGGGGATTGCGACTTTCTAAAAATAAAACAAGAGCAATGCTACCAACAACAGATGCCAGAATAGCATTGATTGTCATTAACATTTTTTTTGGACTGATGGGCTTGGGATCGACCTGGGGTGCATCTAGAACCTGTACATTTGGATATGCATCAAAAGCGTCTATATTGTTTTGCTGGATTTGAGCTAGTAAACCATTATAAACACCAGCCGCAACATCCACTTGTCGTTGTAGTTCTGACAGCTTTGCCTGATTTTCAGGTACAGATTTTAAGGTGTCTTTCAGTTGAGTAATTTGAGTGTCTAGTTGCCTTGCTTGTTCTTTAAGAGCGCTAGCTTCGCTTTCTGCCAGAACCAGTTGTTGAATTAAAGCAGCACGACCTTGAGGATAATTGGGCACTACTGTCGTGTCTACTCTTGTACCATCTGCGGTTTGTGCAACATACTCTTGTAAAACACGTTGTAACTGTTTGCGTCGTATAAGTAGGGTTTGAATTTCTGGATGCTCATTAGTAAAGAGAGATTGTTTCTGACGTAAAGAGTTTTCTACATCAGATAAACGCTGACGTACAATTTGATATTCTTGGTTTTCACCCAAACTGAGAGAGCGAATTGCAGGATCTGGTTTTAAATTTAAGCGTTTTGAAAGAACTTTGAGGCGATTTTCATTCGCCTTGGCAGAAGCTAAAGCTTCTGCTCTAGCATTGATTAAACTATTTATTGTAGTAACAATACCTTTAGTTTGTTCTTCGTTGTTGACTATACCACTGGATTCTTTAAATTTTGCTAATTTGTTTTGTGCCAAAGTTAATTTTAATTTAACTTGTTCCAGTTCTTGCTTATTGTATTCCTGGCGTGCTCGACTGTTAGCTTGCCGCAATTCATTTAAACGTTTTTGATAAGTTTCTGTTAAAACTATTGCTCTTTGTAATGCCAGTTCCGGGCTAGAAGCATTTACTGTTACCGATAAGATCGTAGATTGTTCCTCTGGTTTTACCGTAAACAGCTTTTTGTACTGAGTGATACTCTTAAATTTCTTTTTTTCCGGATCTACTGCTAACACCTTCTCTAGCAAAGTATCGCTATTGATAATAGATGCCTGTACATTGAGTGGATTGACTTCAGTGGAAAAACCAACTTCACCATTCCTTAAAGAACCAAGAGTTCCTAAATTAGCATCAAGTTTGCTATTGGTTTTAGGCAAAATCAGTTGTGTCCCTGCAACCCAAACTGGTTTAGCAGTTACAAGCGCAAAACCAGTGCTGAGAACAACAAACAAATTAAAAGCAATTAATAATTTCCATCGTCTAGTTACGATCGTCGCTATTTTATTCATAAAGAGATTATAAATAGTTTATTCCTTCTACAAAGTGGAAATATCGAGAAATTTCTAAGAAACATAAAATAAACAAAATATTCGTCTATTAAAGACAGCTTTGGCAATGGTGAATATACTGAAAAGGATAGGGATCGGAGATCGGCACTCATTTGCAAATGGTCAATTCCTTTTAACTTTTCAGATTCCCCGATAATTCCTGCCAATCTGAAACAGACTGAGGATAAGCTTCTGCAAGGATTGTGCCCAACCACAAAAAGTAGAACCAGAAATAAACAATCATCCAGCTTAAGTTAGTTGCTTGACACAGTATTAACAAAGCAATAAAGCTAGCAAATGCCCGTTGAGCAGTTCTTTTGCCTCGCAATGACGACTGCCAAAAAAACCATAACGTTGTTGATACGGCAATGGCAAAGAATGCAAATCCAAACATTCCGTGTAAATACAGAATTTGTGCGTAAGTTGAAAAAGTCCCAAGAGGAAGTTCAAAAGCTCCGTTACCCCAGGTAACTGTTCGTTCGACAATTCCCCACCCAATCCATGGAGATTCCTTCCACGCCTTAAGAGTTGCAGCAACAACCAAAGCTCGGTCTTTTGATGAATCCGCTCGAGCTCCATTAAAAGTTTCCATGGGTTTGTCTAGTAACTCGGTTACCTCCATCCCTATGAGAGCACAAATAAAACAAATTAAGGTTGCAAACCAAAGGAAGCCTTGACGTGCTGAAGCTTTGCGAAAGCAAATGACTGCTAAAAGTGCTATCGGGAAACATATCCATGCTAGGCGACTTTGAGCAATAATTAATGTTGCCGTGCAACCTGCTAAAGCATACTTACGTAAATATTTATCTGCTTCACCAAAGCACATAAAAAAGCACAACAGAGCACAAACTCCTAGAATCGGTGGATCTGCAGTGTATAGCTCTGTCCGGGCAAGTGGAAGCCCAAAAAAGGGTTGGAACACTGCAAACTTAACCATTAAACTAAGTTTATCCCCTGGAATTGCTCTAGCCAGAGGTGGCATAATAGGTGGCTGCGGACCTGTACCAAATAAGATAAGGAGTTGAATGCTAAGGGATACTAAGTAACCAGCTGTCATCCAAGAAACAGCCCTTGTCACAACACTCATTCTAATACGATGCCAAAAGGGCAGTGTTAGGCAAGAAAAAACTAAAAAGTAACCTTTTAAGAGCGTGACTACTGTAGCAGCACTTTTCATAGGATTAAAGCTCATTGACGATAACCCCTGGATGTTAGTCCACAGTACTGCTAGACTCAGTAACAACCACGTCCAGTGACAAAGTGGTAGCGATCGCTTAACGAGTTTGTCTAAATGAAAATCATAAGCTAGCAAATAAAGAGCAACACCGGGATAAAGCAGAGTCTGTACCCCCAAGACCCACCACAGCGGCGTTAGCACAATCGTCCAATAAACCACTCGTTCTGGATGTGACAGGTTTTCTAATTTGTTTTTTGCCTCTAAGAGAATTAATTTCTTAGGGAATATATTAAACATTTAAATTTTTTGAGAATGCCTCTTTTAAAGAGTATGAATTTCTTTATACTCCTCAAATTGTTTTCCTGCAACACCTGCTACCATTCCCAAACTGTGATAAATATATAATAAAGTTTTAATACCTTGATGTTGCCCCATCATAAAAGACAAAGGAATGGATAGTATACCTTTAAAAACTCGCCTAATTCCCTTGTAAATACACTGAGTTTTAACTGCAATTGATGGTTTTAAGTCTATTTCACAGAAGCTCTCTGTAATGCCAATTCGGTAACTTCTTTGCAACAACCATTTTAAATTGGCGCGACTTTGAGGTATCCATTCATGTACTAGAGCATCATTTGTCCACACTATTTTATAGCCCGCACGTTGCAATCGCATAAAAAAGTGCCAGTCAGAACCACCCGAAAGTGCCAATCTCTCATCTAGCCACTTATCTTGTTCTCTAAAAACTTCTACACGTATCAGTGTATTGTTGTTAGCTGCACTTTTCAGTTCATGACCTGTAGGATAACAGGGGCGATCGAAAAATTTTCCTTTGGCAAGCCAATTAGGAATAGAATGAGCAAAGTAAGGTATAGTTTTTCCCCATACAACATCAGCATTATATGAGCTTTGAACGTACAAAAGTTCATCCAGCCAATTGGGTTCGGGAACTTCATCATCATCGATAAAAGCGACAAAGTCTACATTTTCTGCAAGAGCACAAGTAATAGCTTTATTGCGTGCAAAGGGAATACCCCGCCGGGGTTCAATATAGCACTTTAAAGCCCATTTAAATTCCGCACTGATTTCTTTACAGAATTTACAAGCATGACCGCTTGAATCATTATCAACAACAAGAACTTCTAGGTTAGGGGTTTCACAGTGATGGAAAGTTAATTGCTTAAGACCATCTAACAGTCGCTTCAATCCACCTGGACGCTGACAAGTATTTAAGCAAATAGCGACTCGCATTTTTCTCCTGAGTTCAACTGAAGCATCAAGGGATGAATAAGAATAACACATCAATAAATTGAGTAATTTCTAATTTCATTATGGATAAAAAATTTGTTTTTGATCCTTTGTGCTTTATTCTTCGTTCTTTTATTTACTGTGCCATTTAGTTACTAAACGTTGCCGAATATAACTTAATGAATTTTGATATTGTAAAAATTCTTTGGCAGCTAATAAGCGAACAAATGCTAAATATAAAATTAGAAATAAGATGGGCTGTATAATAATTGGAAAATTTAAAGAAATCACAATTGGTAAAAGCGTTATTAAAGGTGCTTTAAACACAAAAATTAAAAACTTTTTATAAGACCAGTCTAATCGACGACAAGCCTCCCACCAACAGTAAATAGTCCAAATAATTCCTAAAACTACAGCTACCGCTATACTGACACCAATAATTCCGTTTATCTTGGCACCAATTGCAAAACTTAAGACAGCAACAGGAGCAATGCTAAGGCTTAGCTTCGCATTAACACCCGGTTTCCCTTTTGCAGACAGCATGGAAAAAAGCTGACTGTTTATCAGGCGCGAGTAAGCGAAAATGAGCAATCCTGGAATAACTGTACAAACAGGAATCCAGTGATTTCCAAAGATAAAGGCAATAGTTTGTTGGTTAACAACTAAAAAGAATAAGGCGTATAAGGGAGCAGCGAGGAAAGAAGTTTGTTCAATGACTTTAACCAAAGCGTTTTCTCTCTGTTGGTCATCTTCTAATTGAGCAAACACCGACATCCCAACTTGGCTCATTGCCTGAGAAAGAATAGTTGTTATCGCCATTGTTAACTGGTAAGCAAGATTGTAAAAAGCAAGACTAGTAGTTCCTAGAACGATGCTAACCACAAAATTGTCACAGTTATAAATAACGAAATACCCCAAGCTAAACCCAGTATTGCCTAAACAATAAGACAAAACTTCCCATCTGACCTCTGAATAAATACGCAAATTGAATTTCTGTTTGGCATAGTGATGCATGAGAATGCACCCCGTAACCCAACCCGCAGTATCTCCTATGACAAAGGACCAGTAACTGAAACCCAGTAAGGCACTTCCAACCGTGGAAAATACTCTGACGAATGAGGCAATTAAATTAGAGTTTGCTAACTCTCGATACTGCATCCGTCTTCTCAAAACTCCTTCATGTACGGACTGGAATGAGGAGAGTATGAGATTAATGCCAAATATCAGTAGTATCCATACTAGATCTGGTATGCTGTAGTAACTCGCTGCTAGTGGGGATATCAACCCAAGCACTAGAGCTAAAAAGCACCCAATTGCTAAACTGATGGTATAGGTTGTGTCTAAATAACGCTTATCTTCAACGCCCTTATAAACGATAAAAGATCCAGATGTGCCTTGGTTAAATAGATTTCCAAAAGCCCAAAAAATGTAGGCAGTACTGATAACACCAAATTCATCTGGAAGCAACAGCCTTGCTAGCAGCAAGTTACTGAACAAGGCGAGGAAGCGTGTTGCGATCGCTCCATAGGTCGCCCAAAATCCATTTTTAAGTATAGCGGAAAGTTTCATGGCTGCTTTTGGGTATATCTCACTGAACCAAGCGCTTGTCGAATTCCTAACTTGGCTAGTGGTGCCAAACGCACTGCAAGTAAAGTCAACAGCGATCGCGGATCGCTGTAAAAAATTGACCAATTACAAGCTAGAGCCCGGTTGATAAAGTGGCTGGCTTGGTCGAGATTCCCTCCTTGGAGAGACAATCTTGCTAAGTAGCGATACATATAAGCGTAGGCAGTTGGTAACATCGGTTCTACCAACTGTGGCGATCGCTCCATAGCGCTTTGAATCACCTGTTCGTTGCATCGCTGCATTTGTGCTACGTTGAAAGAAAGACCGGATGGACGAACGCGGTAGTAACATAAAGTCCTCTTATCGCGGTAGAATTGCCATTTTCTGGTTGTTGCGACTCTCAACCAAAAATCAATGTCTTCCGAACTGCGTAAGCTTTCATCAAATTCCCCCACTTCATTTATTAATGAACGGCGGAAGACTGCATTAGAACCATGACCTACAAAATTCTTACAAAGTAAAGCAAGCAGTGGATCGGAATGAACGGGTTTACCACTTAGGTAAATGGGTATCGGTTTTCCATCATCACGAATTGCTCTAGATGCACTATAAACAACCCCGATCTCTGGATAACGATCGAGGGTTGCTACGTGACGGGCGAGTTTATCTGAGTGGTAGACATCATCTCCATCTAGTAAGGCAATATATTCTCCACGTGCATGACGGATACCGTGATTGCGTGCTGATGATAAACCCCCATTTTGTTTTTGCCATAACTGAAAGCGCGAATCGCTTTTTACAAAAGGCCGAACAATTTCTGCTGTATTATCGGTAGAACCATCATCAACAATGAGAACTTCAAATTCTTGAAAAGATTGCTTTTGTAGCGATCGCAATGCATCTTCAATATAAGAACTTACGTTGTAGGCGGGAACTACAACGCTAACTTTAGGAATAAAAACCATAACTACAATTACACTCCTACGCTCTCATATCCTGACTCCTTTGGAGGAGTTTGCTCGTGCGATACAGATTTGGGTTTCTTTGTTAAGAGAAGACGCAACCAAGTCCGTTTCTCTGTAGGAATCAGCCACATACCCAAACATAAAAAAATGTCCATTAGTTGAGGTTTACCAAAACGAATGGCTTCCCATAAAAGGAAGAAAAATGCTTTCCAATCACCAGTACGAGCAGCTCGCGCACTCACTTCTGCTAAAATAAAAGAGGAATAAGCTCGAGAAGTAACTAAGGAACGTTTTTCCCTAATCCAGTCCAATGAAAATTGCCAATTCTTGCTACTACTTAAAGTAGGACGCGCATCTCCTACATACCATATAGAAAGAACTTCTGGCACAAACTCAACTCCTACGCCCTCAACACTTACAGCTCGTAATATCCAATCCCAGTCATCATGTCTTTGTATTGCGATCGAAAAAGGAACTTTTTCCAATAACTCTTTTGCGGTAAAGATAGTTGAAGACTGAATAATACCTTCACCTTGAAATAAAGTCTTGCGAACAAACAAATATTCACTTAATGGCTCTGATATTTTAGGAACTCTTCTCGGCCAAATAGAATCTCCTTGTGGTGTTTGAGCTTTTAAATAACAGGATATAATGGGAAGCTTAAACTGGGAAAGTCTAGCAGTTTCAAGTTGCATTTCTAATTTTTTAGGCATCCATTCATCATCGTCATCTAAAAAAGCTAACCATTTGGCAGAAGCTGCCGAAATTCCAGTATTTCGCGCAACACGAGAACCTTGATTTGTAGGCAATTCTATCAGTCTCAGTCTAGAGTCATCAATTTCTGATAACGCAGTCCGAGTTTCTGGTTGTGGACCATCAATCACAACGATGACTTCGATGTCTTTGAGTGTTTGTGCTAGAGCACTCATGACCGCTCGTTTAACTAATTGAGGTCTGCAATACGTCGGGATCACTACACTGACCAAAGGTTCCAAGTCAATTCCCTCCTAATTTTTCTCTCAAACATGGCAGTACTAACGTCTGTTTTCTTTTTAAAAGAAGCTTTGTTCTAAGACGCTAGAAATTGTAATGTGTGGTAATTAGCTCGGATAAATGCACTTATAAGAGTTTAAAAACCTGATATTTTTTTTAACGAACAAGCTAACAACAGTTATGGCACTTTTTTTCTAAAGTAGCATCCCAGATCTTTCGTAATTTGATTTTTTTTTCAAATTTTGTTTGACAATCAACAGCTATTCTAGTTTATTGACTTTGTCAACCGAAAAATTACGGTAGCGCTTAACGATTACTCAAACCTTTGAGGATAGATAAAGATAAAACTTTCCCCCTCATACCAAATGGAAATAAGAAAAGGATAGCTAGTTAGATCGAGTTAAATTTATGAAAGGCTTTCTCAATCCAAAATTTTATTAAATAGATGGGCTACTAGAATACAGTGCAGGCGCAACTGCAACAGGGATCTCCTGCTCTTGATTGCGATTGTTGAAATTTAAGTAAGAGTTACTGACAGGAACAGCAAGTTCTGGATTGAAAGTGTCAATTGATGATAAAAGTTCTACTCGTAGTGGAGTATAAAACTTGCCCAAAGCAACTTGCAGTGCAAAAGCTGGATTCCCAAGCAAATAACGAGCAGCTAAACGTTTTGGTTCGCGACACAAACGATACAACCACTCTAAGCCTAAATCGGCAAGGGTTGATGGGCAATCAGGTATAACGCCTGCAAGTCTGTCAATCACTGCTCCACCAAGCAAAATAGCATTAACATCTAAGCGGAGGCGATGCTCGTAAACCCATTTTTCTTGAACTGGCATTCCCATACCCACTATTAATATGTTGGGCTTTTCACGATTGATTTTTTGAACAACTGTGTGGTTTTGCTGGGGATCTTGCTTGTCGAAATAACCGTGATGTCCGGCAAACTTAGCATTAGGATACTGATTTCTCAGATTTTGCAATGCAGTTTCTAAATATTCAGGTTTGGTTCCAAGGAGAAATACACTCAATCCTTTCTCGTTACATTTCTCCAATAATTTGGGCATCATCAGTGTATAAGAAGCTCGGTACTCCAAAGGCAAGTTTAACCCCATGTAACCAATTGCCTTTAAAATGCCCACGCTGTCACAATTGACTATTTCCGAACTTTGGAGAAAGTTATAATACCAAGGAAGTTGCATCGAAAGATTAAAACTGTGTACGTTGTAATTCGCAACAGTTATTTTTTTGTTAGAAACACATGCCGTATGTATGGCATCCACCAGGGAGGGGATAGTTATACAAGTAATGCGACGCTCTAATAAATAAATATTGAGATTTGGTAATTCTTGAATTTTAGGATTTATTATCATTCTTATGATACCTTTGGTTTTATTAGGTTGTTGGGAGATAAAAGCACTTGAGATAAGGAACCAGACAGGGGATTGAGGGCTAAGAAGTTGGCTCTAAAATGCATACTAGCTTAGCTAATATTGAGATTGCATCATTAGTTACTCGGAAATTGACTATAAATCTACGTGAAAGAAGACTTTAAAAAGCAAGTATTGCCTTCAAAGCATACGATTGCGAACTCCAGTACAGTACTTAAGATTTTTAATTTTTGGTTTAAAAAAATACGTCTTCTCGCAAAAATTACTTATTTTGTTTTTACAAAAAAAATACAAAATTAACTGTAGAATGCATACAACGCTTATTTTTGCGTTGCCATTGTCTGCTATGCAGGTATATTTGCGTCGGTTGATTTTGCATTCAACGTCTTTGATGCTTTTTATCAACGTCTCAATCGAGTGCAATCTTTGTGTATTTTTTCTATCTTTTTTAAGAAAACGATAAAAGAATGATTAAGAATATCCCAAAAAAACACCATGTCTGCTTTTTGTAAGGTTGGCATTCCACAGCGCAGACAACTTATTTCTGAAAAAGTTCCTAAATTTATATAAGAAAAAAAAAGACGCGCTATGGCACGTCTCTACATTACTTTCTCGATAGGAGTTTTGGTTTTATCTCAACCCAATTGAGCTACAGCGTTTCCCAATCC
It encodes the following:
- a CDS encoding oligosaccharide flippase family protein gives rise to the protein MKLSAILKNGFWATYGAIATRFLALFSNLLLARLLLPDEFGVISTAYIFWAFGNLFNQGTSGSFIVYKGVEDKRYLDTTYTISLAIGCFLALVLGLISPLAASYYSIPDLVWILLIFGINLILSSFQSVHEGVLRRRMQYRELANSNLIASFVRVFSTVGSALLGFSYWSFVIGDTAGWVTGCILMHHYAKQKFNLRIYSEVRWEVLSYCLGNTGFSLGYFVIYNCDNFVVSIVLGTTSLAFYNLAYQLTMAITTILSQAMSQVGMSVFAQLEDDQQRENALVKVIEQTSFLAAPLYALFFLVVNQQTIAFIFGNHWIPVCTVIPGLLIFAYSRLINSQLFSMLSAKGKPGVNAKLSLSIAPVAVLSFAIGAKINGIIGVSIAVAVVLGIIWTIYCWWEACRRLDWSYKKFLIFVFKAPLITLLPIVISLNFPIIIQPILFLILYLAFVRLLAAKEFLQYQNSLSYIRQRLVTKWHSK
- a CDS encoding O-antigen ligase family protein codes for the protein MFNIFPKKLILLEAKNKLENLSHPERVVYWTIVLTPLWWVLGVQTLLYPGVALYLLAYDFHLDKLVKRSLPLCHWTWLLLSLAVLWTNIQGLSSMSFNPMKSAATVVTLLKGYFLVFSCLTLPFWHRIRMSVVTRAVSWMTAGYLVSLSIQLLILFGTGPQPPIMPPLARAIPGDKLSLMVKFAVFQPFFGLPLARTELYTADPPILGVCALLCFFMCFGEADKYLRKYALAGCTATLIIAQSRLAWICFPIALLAVICFRKASARQGFLWFATLICFICALIGMEVTELLDKPMETFNGARADSSKDRALVVAATLKAWKESPWIGWGIVERTVTWGNGAFELPLGTFSTYAQILYLHGMFGFAFFAIAVSTTLWFFWQSSLRGKRTAQRAFASFIALLILCQATNLSWMIVYFWFYFLWLGTILAEAYPQSVSDWQELSGNLKS
- a CDS encoding glycosyltransferase family 2 protein, yielding MRVAICLNTCQRPGGLKRLLDGLKQLTFHHCETPNLEVLVVDNDSSGHACKFCKEISAEFKWALKCYIEPRRGIPFARNKAITCALAENVDFVAFIDDDEVPEPNWLDELLYVQSSYNADVVWGKTIPYFAHSIPNWLAKGKFFDRPCYPTGHELKSAANNNTLIRVEVFREQDKWLDERLALSGGSDWHFFMRLQRAGYKIVWTNDALVHEWIPQSRANLKWLLQRSYRIGITESFCEIDLKPSIAVKTQCIYKGIRRVFKGILSIPLSFMMGQHQGIKTLLYIYHSLGMVAGVAGKQFEEYKEIHTL
- a CDS encoding glycosyltransferase family 2 protein — translated: MVFIPKVSVVVPAYNVSSYIEDALRSLQKQSFQEFEVLIVDDGSTDNTAEIVRPFVKSDSRFQLWQKQNGGLSSARNHGIRHARGEYIALLDGDDVYHSDKLARHVATLDRYPEIGVVYSASRAIRDDGKPIPIYLSGKPVHSDPLLALLCKNFVGHGSNAVFRRSLINEVGEFDESLRSSEDIDFWLRVATTRKWQFYRDKRTLCYYRVRPSGLSFNVAQMQRCNEQVIQSAMERSPQLVEPMLPTAYAYMYRYLARLSLQGGNLDQASHFINRALACNWSIFYSDPRSLLTLLAVRLAPLAKLGIRQALGSVRYTQKQP
- a CDS encoding glycosyltransferase family 2 protein; this encodes MIPTYCRPQLVKRAVMSALAQTLKDIEVIVVIDGPQPETRTALSEIDDSRLRLIELPTNQGSRVARNTGISAASAKWLAFLDDDDEWMPKKLEMQLETARLSQFKLPIISCYLKAQTPQGDSIWPRRVPKISEPLSEYLFVRKTLFQGEGIIQSSTIFTAKELLEKVPFSIAIQRHDDWDWILRAVSVEGVGVEFVPEVLSIWYVGDARPTLSSSKNWQFSLDWIREKRSLVTSRAYSSFILAEVSARAARTGDWKAFFFLLWEAIRFGKPQLMDIFLCLGMWLIPTEKRTWLRLLLTKKPKSVSHEQTPPKESGYESVGV